In Salvelinus alpinus chromosome 22, SLU_Salpinus.1, whole genome shotgun sequence, one genomic interval encodes:
- the kbtbd3 gene encoding kelch repeat and BTB domain-containing protein 3 → MDPRSEGSDPRSEGTDYVPNSIPYVPEHRSELCVSEAHSQQLLGMLRSFRERGLLFDFTITVQDQTFPCHRCVLAACSDFFRAMFELDMRECGDRMVTLSNQSPEAVRCFLDFCYSGEMVVTHENVDMLFQLASFLQVSVLFRACSDFLIGTLELSNCLMLLALAEGYGSASLLQQAKEFVVQNFHNLSMTPDFLDMPLGVLEVCLGSDSLSVPSEEVAVRSSLRWTSHDLQTRQRLLPRLLALLRLHHVPTHTLQALARTENLLSGDQLCVSLVSDAVSRQTQLSGLLPDARPATTQSYIYIHKTEENGEIHHSFCYCLDTDQWRELPQGQGAGFSMTPDPSGSSLTSYAEKLFVTGGCRGNCCRTVRLHVAEPFHDATAEVWCYCPVTHTCTPAPDMGKPRTMHTAVTTLDRLYVLGGRTRGEREGAPSLMEVEYYDPLAKTWTSVSPLPTAIYYPEASACGSIIYTLGSSVEISDSFNPSLDCFLRYDAVSDQWSHLVAEFGQFFHATLVKAVSVNNTLHLCDLSTYKVYSFCPETCVWQGEGSFECAGFNAGSVGVANRIYILGGDYSPDEITDEVQVYHSGRGQWEEVTPMPRPLTEFHCQVISFNRYRDPWGGRAT, encoded by the exons tgtgtgtcagaggcTCACAGCCAGCAGCTACTGGGCATGCTCAGATCGTTCAGAGAGCGAGGCCTACTGTTTGACTTCACTATAACAGTCCAGGACCAGACCTTCCCCTGTCATCGCTGTGTCCTGGCAGCCTGCAGCGACTTCttcag GGCCATGTTTGAGTTGGACATGCGTGAGTGTGGTGATAGGATGGTAACCCTGAGTAACCAGTCCCCAGAAGCCGTGCGCTGCTTCCTGGACttctgttactctggagagaTGGTCGTCACCCACGAAAACGTAGACATGCTGTTCCAGCTCGCCTCTTTCCTACAG GTGTCTGTGCTCTTCAGAGCATGCAGTGACTTCCTGATCGGAACCCTGGAGCTCTCCAACTGCCTGATGCTATTGGCCCTCGCCGAGGGATATGGCTCCGCCTCCCTCCTCCAGCAGGCCAAAGAGTTTGTAGTTCAGAACTTCCACAACCTCTCCATGACTCCAGACTTCCTGGATATGCCG TTGGGCGTGCTCGAGGTATGTCTGGGGTCGGACAGTCTCAGCGTGCCCAGTGAGGAGGTGGCGGTGAGGTCATCCCTGAGGTGGACAAGTCACGACCTCCAGACCAGACAGAGGCTGTTGCCACGGCTACTAGCACTGCTACGGCTACATCACGtacccacacacaccctgcag gCCCTGGCCCGGACTGAGAATCTCCTCTCAGGGGACCAACTCTGTGTTAGTCTGGTCAGTGATGCAGTGAGTAGACAGACACAGCTCAGTGGTCTACTGCCAGACGCCAGACCAGCAACCACACAGTCTTACATCTACATCCACAAGACAGAGGAGAACGGAGAGATACACCACAGCTTCTGTTACTGCCTGGACACAGACCAATGGAGAGAGCTACCTCAGGGCCAGGGGGCGGGTTTTAgtatgacccctgacccctcaggCTCTTCCCTCACCAGCTACGCCGAGAag TTGTTTGTGACAGGTGGTTGTCGGGGCAACTGTTGCCGCACAGTGCGTCTTCACGTGGCAGAGCCGTTCCATGATGCGACAGCGGAGGTTTGGTGCTACTGCCCAGTCACACACACCTGCACCCCTGCCCCGGACATGGGGAAACCCCGTACCATGCACACAGCCGTCACAACCCTGGACAGACTGTATGTGCTaggagggaggaccagaggagaaagggagggagctCCTAGCCTAATGGAG GTGGAGTACTACGACCCCCTGGCCAAAACCTGGACCTCCGTCAGCCCTCTGCCCACTGCTATCTACTACCCAG AAGCCAGTGCGTGCGGCAGCATCATCTACACATTGGGTTCGTCAGTGGAGATATCGGACTCCTTCAACCCTTCGCTGGACTGTTTCCTGCGCTACGATGCTGTTTCTGACCAGTGGAGCCACCTGGTGGCAGAGTTTGGTCAGTTCTTCCACGCCACCTTGGTCAAGGCTGTGTCCGTCAACAACACTCTACACCTCTGTGACTTGTCTACGTATAAG GTGTACAGTTTCTGTCCAGAGACGTGTGTGTGGCAAGGGGAGGGGTCGTTCGAGTGTGCCGGGTTCAACGCAGGCTCCGTGGGCGTGGCCAACCGAATCTACATCCTGGGAGGAGACTACTCACCTGATGAGATCACTGACGAAGTCCAAGTGTACCACAGTGGGCGGGGCCAGTGGGAGGAAGTGACACCAATGCCACGCCCCCTGACAGAGtttcactgtcaggtcatcaGCTTCAACAGATACAGAGACCCCTGGGGAGGAAGGgccacgtaa